Within Ipomoea triloba cultivar NCNSP0323 chromosome 9, ASM357664v1, the genomic segment GTGCTCATTATGTTTATCCAagcaacaaaagaaaagaatcaTACCATCACGGAGTTGAGCTTGTTGTTCCATGGCTTGCAAGCGAAACTTCAACTCATTATTTTGGCTTGTTAGCCCAGCAGAGTCTCTCTGAATGATAAAAGAAAAACTCAGTAAGATTATGAATATTAAAAGGTCTGCCACAAAAAATGTTTTAAGCAATGCAACATTAACACCTGCAGAAGTGTAAGTTGGGCAGACAATGTTGTAGCCTCAGTCTGCAATGTTTGCACCTTATGTTCCAACTCTGCAATGTACCTCATCTTGCGTTCCTTTGAACGAGCAGCAGATTGACGGTTGGCCAAAATTCTAGAACAAGATAATTAGACTATATCATCTGCTGCACACCGAAAGAAATTGAGGCTTAATATTCAAAATGAAATGTACTATTACCTTTTGGCACGCTTTGGATCTGTTAATGCAATCTCAGCAAGTTTCTCATTCGCCATGATCTTTTTCAGTTCAGCCCCACTAAATTCACCGTTCCCAAACTCCAAACTAAATGTGTTTGAATTTGAATCTAGAGAATTGGTTGGGGAGAGATTCCCAGGGCGAGTTCCAGGTGACGGGGGCAATTTTGGTGAATCATCAGAGAAGTTTAGTTTTCCCATAAAGCTGTCCATGGAAACACTCCTATAGTGTCTGGTGGTTGGGGCAATATCTCCCCCTGCATTCCTTTTAACCCCTTCTCTCTTTTCAGTTGAAGAAGGCATTCCTGACATGTGCATACTATTTCCGCTTTCATTAACACTGCTCGTTGCTTCATTATCACTGCTATCAGCACCATTTGTCTTTGTACCGCTAGCCCTACTATCTAAATCTTCATGGTTTTCACTGCCTAGCTTCTCATCAGCACCTGAAGAGTTCAATGCATCTATGGTATCCAAATTCATATAGGCGGAAAACAGATCATCAACAACTTCTCCTTCAGATTTTCTCTCACCCATTCCTTCAGCATTGCTCTCGCAGCCCTTATCAACACTAGTTTCCCGTTTAACCAGCTGCACTGGCTTGCCACCCGAATTCTCTTTTCCAGGCAGTGACCTATCTAAAGCACCTGCACTCCCTAATGGGACAAGTGGGGGCGAGGATTGCAGGATACTAGAGAACCCAAACGGTATATCACTGTTAGACCGTCTGTGTGACTTACGAGGAGGAAGACTCTCCCCTGCCCGCATCGAATTACACTTTGAGAAAGGAGAGGGCGGCAATAGAGAATGTGAATTGCCATCCCGTTCCCCCATTGAAGCATCAGTAGACATGTGGTCAGTAAGGGATGTCAAAGGGGATTCCCGATATGGCGAGGGGCTTAACGGTGGCAAGGAATCAAGAGAGAAAAATGAAGGCTGTGATAGAGATCGGGAGTGAGAAGGCCCTGGGCTTGAATTACTAAAATTCTGGACACCCATCTGCTGATTCACCTGCCGGGACACCGGGATCTGCGAATAAGGCGAAATGGGAGGCATTTGTGGATGAGAAGGTGGGATGCCGGCCCTTTTGCTTGTGTTTTCGGAGCTAAAATTTGGAGAGAACTGTCGCATTTGACTCTGAAATTGCGAAGTATTCAGCTGGGGTATGTCAAGTTGGTTCATTGAACCAGGTTGTTGTTGTTTAGGAAGAACTGGAGATGATGATTTCCCAAAAGATGATTGAAGTCTGTGGATCATATCAGTATTAACTTCCTCACCATTACCACCCATTTTCACTCCAAAATTCCAACTGCAACACTTAAATAGATATCAATACCACTAATACTCAACCAGTGATCTCAAAGATGACTACAACCCTAAGTTTTCATTTCAGTAGACCCTGAATTGTAAACAGCACCAAAACAGCAAAGGTTTAGCTTGCATAAACGCCAAAATCCACAACAGAAATCAACAATCTCAGGAAAAAGTATTCAAAACCAGTAACAGAAAGCAGTGAAATTGGGATAAAAGGCAAGCAAAAGCTGCCATAAGCAGCGCAAATACCTGAGAGCGAATCGGACACTTTCAGGAGGGAGAGCGGCGCACGTTAGCGAGAGTTTATCCGCCACATTTTAGGGTAGAAGGAGGAGTGGGGACGGAGACACCGAAGCCTCAGGCCAGGCCAAGGAAGGTCtacctctctctctttctctctcttctgcGTGTGTTCCTCGCTTTCTCTCACTaaaagtatatgtatatgtatatctctctctctctctctttctctctctccctctataTCGACGATGAGTAAACTACAACAACTCGTATTATTACACGGATTTCATGACTACTGCTACAATAGCGTACTCACACAGTCACACTTTTACTACTTAGACGCGTGCATTTaatatgaatttgaatttcatttctGTGGAATTTGCATTTGGCtgcatttcaatttcattccGACTGCATTTAgcatatcttttttattttttcccccCTCTATCACCGCAGATTATGTAGCAATgaatctctctgtctctctctctctaaaaggATATTTTGGCCTTTTCGGGGATGATAGCATTTGGTGCAAATTGCAAATTCGCAATGCAATCACTTGTCACGAGCGTGTAACGCACTGCCAAGTGACAATCAAATGCGTTTTCCCTTTTTatcttttgaaataaaataaaaacttttaaaacgtgatatgttaatttgataaataaaaaaaaaatcaattgagaGGAGGCGGGAATTGGTAGGACATTAAGTTCATCTCATGTGATTCTTTGATTTATTAATTTCAATGAAACACGAAAAGAATTGCGATCGTGTTTTGTTCACGATAGACGTAACACATTGAAAACTCTTAATCTTTGTAGATCTAAATATTGCACTCTTTGAAAACTTCGCAAATAAGACACATAGGGAGTTTGAGGTTATTTAGCCAATTCATCACATCAACAATGTCACTTTGAACATTGCTATGATATCCCATCGT encodes:
- the LOC116030044 gene encoding transcription factor RF2a yields the protein MGGNGEEVNTDMIHRLQSSFGKSSSPVLPKQQQPGSMNQLDIPQLNTSQFQSQMRQFSPNFSSENTSKRAGIPPSHPQMPPISPYSQIPVSRQVNQQMGVQNFSNSSPGPSHSRSLSQPSFFSLDSLPPLSPSPYRESPLTSLTDHMSTDASMGERDGNSHSLLPPSPFSKCNSMRAGESLPPRKSHRRSNSDIPFGFSSILQSSPPLVPLGSAGALDRSLPGKENSGGKPVQLVKRETSVDKGCESNAEGMGERKSEGEVVDDLFSAYMNLDTIDALNSSGADEKLGSENHEDLDSRASGTKTNGADSSDNEATSSVNESGNSMHMSGMPSSTEKREGVKRNAGGDIAPTTRHYRSVSMDSFMGKLNFSDDSPKLPPSPGTRPGNLSPTNSLDSNSNTFSLEFGNGEFSGAELKKIMANEKLAEIALTDPKRAKRILANRQSAARSKERKMRYIAELEHKVQTLQTEATTLSAQLTLLQRDSAGLTSQNNELKFRLQAMEQQAQLRDALNEALTAEVQRLKIATAELNGDATKFQQLSINPQMLPMHQHQSARVNMHQLQQQQQHQQSSQSQSQAHGQPQPQHNNTASAKHESK